The following proteins are co-located in the Telopea speciosissima isolate NSW1024214 ecotype Mountain lineage chromosome 9, Tspe_v1, whole genome shotgun sequence genome:
- the LOC122638959 gene encoding uncharacterized protein LOC122638959, with protein sequence MGGFSVVGIIPILIVIVGVMMEYSSPLVYGKKGNVTMRVLNTIGPGTKLHLQCESKDQDLGEKALDYKQEYSWVFADNLGATFYNCDFWYDRNGVYIASHVEVYNPKRDTLCEDCLVDVARDGVYLVNNQHYYAKQIDCFGNNHFKIKELKEELEQLQSLPMDRYSQDKKNAIIFALERELNREEIHWKQKSRIDWLKKGDRNPRFFHVLTLRRRYNNRVLKLKNPDGSWTSSANEMESVLCDHFKDIFKEEPMDISAVDEVLQSVSPVISMEMNEELIRIPCIEEEDIYKFVVNFFKNGIFSPDLNKTLICLIPKVKEADCADLFRPISLCTVMMKLITKLLTARLKKILDMVIDPSQSTFIPGRYISDNILIAHELFHFIKKRKMNTSSQYMAIKLDMRKAYDQVNWYFIERLLLKLSFSVAWVQLVMSCIKSISYSLWSESEHIIPSRGIRQGDPLSPAIFIIYAKALSTIIRSAISKVDIHGIRIRNRGTAFSHLLFADDCFLFCKAHIDEISAWKNILDLYCRASGQEINLKKSSINFSPNLYSRLKRWFARTLKIPYGDGPSKYLGVPTDFGISKKILFQNTKDRTLSKLQGWKKSLLSSTGKEVLLKSSALPMVNFASSHFKLPISLTDEISQASSNFFWEDDSDKSKIHWVSWESMCRSKQKGGLGLRDPHTTKLCWRAKLGHQPSWGWRSLLEGRDHLLLGLIWIVGRGDKISVWNNNWIPSSLNFKVHSLKPENCNIEKVSDLIDARSRCWRLDLINEIFLPMDGIECYSEIRLSLYPHDDKLVWGTKQSGKFSVRSMYHLLNNRRAASIVDHPNSSSDPKAYHLMKEFFWKRIWHAHTLPKIKLFIWKCCADGIVAGVGLISRNIPINPSCQRCGAEMESVGHIFLNCPFSKAVWFGSSLSQKVNFPLQVTMSDWFQAWHPLFSADKKMAQDLFSQASFLLWYIWRARNDIIFKNKPWSPLEVIQMAEKAFVEFQLANNPPYSTHTLEPIRILDSISTHSWIPPTPSWVKLNVDAAWSKGSKKGGLGNVIRNHFGHPFLAYSVGVNCDSAFIAEAVAIRSGLLLAARGDLKKVLVEPDCYSLIQQLSSSDPELAIQSIHHDIVQLQKSFDDCSFSFVPSLYVK encoded by the exons ATGGGTGGTTTTAGTGTTGTGGGTATCATTCCAATTCTTATCGTTATTGTTGGTGTGATGATGGAGTATTCGTCACCTTTGGTTTATGGCAAGAAAGGAAATGTAACCATGAGAGTCCTGAACACGATAGGTCCAGGAACGAAATTGCATTTGCAGTGTGAATCAAAAGACCAAGATCTGGGAGAGAAGGCATTGGATTACAAGCAGGAATATTCATGGGTTTTCGCTGATAACCTGGGTGCCACTTTTTATAATTGTGATTTCTGGTATGACAGGAATGGTGTTTACATAGCTTCTCATGTAGAAGTTTATAACCCAAAAAGAGATACCCTTTGCGAGGACTGCCTTGTTGATGTTGCACGTGATGGTGTTTACCTTGTAAACAATCAGCACTACTACGCAAAACAGATAG ATTGCTTTGGTAATAATCATTTCAAAATTAAGGAACTCAAGGAAGAGTTGGAGCAGCTACAAAGTCTCCCTATGGATCGTTATTCTCAAGATAAGAAGAACGCCATCATCTTTGCTCTTGAAAGGGAGTTGAATAGAGAAGAAATTCACTGGAAGCAAAAATCAAGAATTGATTGGCTTAAAAAAGGGGATCGTAATCCAAGATTCTTTCATGTTTTGACTCTTAGAAGAAGATACAATAACAGAGTTTTGAAGCTTAAGAATCCTGATGGGTCTTGGACTTCTTCTGCAAATGAAATGGAATCGGTTCTTTGTGACCACTTTAAAGATATCTTCAAAGAGGAACCTATGGATATTTCTGCTGTTGATGAAGTTCTTCAAAGCGTGAGCCCTGTTATTTCTATGGAGATGAATGAAGAGTTGATCAGAATTCCTTGTATTGAAGAG GAGGATATCTACAAATTCGTGGTGAATTTTTTCAAGAATGGTATTTTCTCACCTGATTTGAATAAAACTCTTATTTGCCTAATTCCTAAAGTGAAGGAGGCTGATTGTGCTGACCTTTTTCGGCCCATCAGTCTGTGTACGGTTATGATGAAGCTGATCACAAAGCTCCTAACTGCTAGACTCAAAAAGATTCTGGATATGGTTATTGATCCTTCTCAATCTACATTTATTCCTGGCAGGTATATCTCTGATAATATTCTTATTGCTCATGagttatttcattttattaaaaaaaggaaaatgaatacATCCTCTCAATATATGGCTATTAAACTTGATATGCGTAAGGCATATGACCAGGTCAATTGGTATTTTATCGAGCGACTTCTTCTCAAATTGAGCTTCTCAGTTGCTTGGGTTCAATTGGTCATGTCATGTATCAAGTCTATTTCTTATAGCCTATGGTCGGAAAGTGAGCATATTATTCCTTCAAGAGGAATCCGTCAAGGAGACCCATTATCTCCTGCCATTTTCATTATCTATGCTAAAGCGCTTTCAACTATTATCAGATCTGCAATCAGTAAAGTAGATATTCATGGGATTCGTATTCGGAATCGGGGTACTGCATTTTCTCATCTTTTATTTGCAGACGACTGTTTCCTTTTCTGCAAGGCACACATTGATGAAATCTCAGCCTGGAAAAATATTCTTGATCTTTATTGTAGGGCCTCGGGTCAagaaattaatttgaaaaaatcTTCCATTAATTTTAGTCCCAATCTCTATTCCCGGCTCAAAAGATGGTTCGCTCGTACCTTGAAAATACCATATGGGGATGGTCCTTCAAAATATTTGGGGGTTCCTACGGACTTTGGAATTTCTAAGAAGATTCTATTTCAAAATACAAAGGATCGAACTCTTTCAAAGCTTCAAGGCTGGAAGAAGTCACTACTCTCTTCAACTGGAAAAGAAGTATTACTTAAGTCCTCTGCTCTTCCAATGGTAAATTTTGCTTCTTCGCATTTCAAGCTTCCTATTTCTCTTACTGATGAGATTTCCCaagcttcttccaattttttctGGGAAGATGATTCTGATAAAAGTAAAATTCATTGGGTTTCTTGGGAGAGTATGTGTAGATCGAAACAGAAAGGTGGTCTGGGATTAAGGGATCCTCACACAACCAAGCTCTGCTGGCGC GCTAAATTGGGCCATCAACCTTCTTGGGGTTGGCGTAGCTTGTTGGAAGGTAGGGATCATCTCCTTCTTGGACTTATTTGGATTGTTGGTAGAGGTGATAAAATTTCAGTTTGGAATAATAATTGGATTCCCTCTTCTCTAAATTTTAAAGTACATTCTTTGAAGCCCGAAAATTGCAATATTGAAAAAGTTTCTGATCTCATTGATGCCCGATCAAGATGCTGGAGATTAGACTTAATCAATGAAATATTTTTACCAATGGATGGGATCGAATGCTATTCTGAAATTCGGTTAAGCCTTTATCCCCATGATGATAAACTTGTGTGGGGTACTAAACAGTCGGGGAAATTTTCAGTCAGATCTATGTACCATCTCCTAAATAATAGGAGAGCAGCTTCTATTGTGGACCACCCCAATTCTTCCTCAGATCCTAAAGCATACCACTTgatgaaagaatttttttggaaacgCATTTGGCATGCTCATACTCTTCCTAAAATTAAGCTCTTTATATGGAAGTGTTGTGCGGATGGGATTGTTGCTGGTGTCGGCCTAATTTCTAGAAATATTCCTATTAATCCTTCTTGTCAAAGATGTGGAGCAGAAATGGAATCAGTGGGTCATATTTTCCTCAATTGCCCTTTTTCAAAAGCTGTTTGGTTTGGCTCGTCTCTTTCTCAAAAGGTCAATTTTCCATTGCAAGTTACTATGAGCGATTGGTTTCAAGCATGGCATCCTTTGTTTTCTGCGGATAAGAAGATGGCTCAAGATTTATTTTCTCAAGCTTCATTTTTATTATGGTATATCTGGAGAGCTAGAAATGATATTATCTTTAAAAACAAACCTTGGTCGCCGTTGGAGGTTATTCAAATGGCGGAAAAAGCTTTCGTAGAATTCCAGCTTGcaaataatccaccttactcTACTCATACTCTGGAGCCAATTCGTATTTTGGATTCTATTTCTACTCATAGTTGGATTCCTCCTACACCTTCTTGGGTTAAATTGAATGTTGATGCAGCTTGGAGTAAAGGATCTAAGAAAGGTGGTCTTGGAAACGTTATAAGAAATCACTTTGGCCATCCTTTCTTGGCTTATTCGGTTGGTGTTAATTGTGACTCTGCTTTCATTGCCGAGGCCGTTGCTATTCGGTCTGGCCTTCTTCTTGCTGCTAGGGGTGATTTAAAAAAAGTCTTGGTGGAGCCAGATTGTTATTCATTAATTCAACAGCTATCATCTTCTGATCCAGAGCTTGCCATTCAGAGTATTCATCATGATATTGTTCAGCTTCAGAAATCTTTTGATGattgctctttttcttttgttccaag TTTATATGTGAAGTGA